A segment of the Bdellovibrio bacteriovorus genome:
CAATGGCTTTCAGGCGTGCTTCCGGGCGCGAGGTGCGCGGCTCCAGCTTCGCCGCCAGATCCGCATTCAGGGAAGTCACGGAAATATAAATCAGAATCCCGTCATACTTTGCCATTTCCGTGAAGATATCCAGATCCCGTGTGATCAGCGCATTTTTAGTAATCAAAGAGGCCGGGTTTTTGAACTCTGCCAGCACCTGCAGGCATCCGCGGGTCAGTTGCATTTTTCTTTCCAGCGGCTGATAGCAGTCGGTGATTCCGCTCATCATGATCACATCACCCTTCCACGAGGGCTTCATCAAAGCCTCGCGTAAAAGCTTTGGACCTTCTTCTTTCACATAGATTTTTGATTCAAAATCAAGGCCTGGGGAATGTCCCAGATATTCGTGCGAGGGGCGGGCATAGCAGTAAGAACAGCCATGTTCGCATCCGCGATACGAGTTGATGGAATAAGTGAAGCCAATGTCCGGGCTTTTATTCTGCGAGATGATCGTGCGGGAACTGTCTTTCAGGATTTCTGTGCGCAGCAGGGGTTTTTCTTCGTCCTGATAATTGTCGAAGTCCTCTTCGGTGGCTTCATAGGTCAGGGAATCATAGCGATTTGAAAAATTGCTACTGGCCCCGCGCCCTTTGATGTCTTTGCGAAATTCCCGGCTCATGGGCGCCAGTATGGCACAGGAAAATAGAAATAGCCCTCATCTTAAGGTTCAGGCAGGCGCGGAGCGGAAAAATCCTGCGTCAGTGTCAGGCGGTATTTGCGGGCAATTTGTTCCAGGGTGCCGTCTTTGTGCAGCTCAACCAGATAGCGTTGAATTTTCTCAAAGCGCTGAGGGTCAAAACTCTTTTTGGAAAAGGCGATGGAGTACGCCACGGGTTCGCCCAGTTCCGGAACCTCCCGCAAAGGGCTACGGGTCTTTTCAATCCAGCGCATGGCCACGTCGCGGTTTCCGTAAGCCAGGGCATAGTTTTTCTTCTGCGCTTTCAACAGCGAATTAAAGATGGTCTTTTCAGGCTCAATTTTAAAGTTCTTGTCGGCAAACTCGTGAATACGCTGCAGACTTATTTCGGTCATGGACGGGGCAAGCACTCCGATACGCATGTCCTTCAGATCCGCATAACTTTTTACTTTTTGGGTGGCTTCCGGAAGGCCAAAGAAAGAATAGCGGCCGCGGAAAAGGGTGTGCATATAGAATGCAGTTTCACGGGGGCCGGATCGTGACAGGGGACAGCCGATATCCGCCTGACCTTCTTTCAGCATGGTTAAAAATTTTCTTAGCGGCGCGAACTTGAATTTGCAGTGGGACTTTTCCAGAGAACAAAGTTTTTGCACGATCTCATAACAGGCACCACCAATACCCGCAGATCCGTTATTGAAATAATACGGCTCGTATTCTTGGCCCACCACCACCAGGGCGTGGGCTTGGGGGGAACTCAATACAATAAGGCATAAGGCGGTCAGGGCGGCGGTCCATCGTCTCATGCTATCAGTGTATCGCAACCCTGATTGAATTTTGACAACCGCGAGGTCCAGTGCTAGTAAAGTGATTCTTGTGAATTTAGAAGCCCAGATTCAGGATCTTTGGACCCACGGTCAACCAAACAAAGAAGCCGATAGAGTTAAACACAATCGCCAGGAACAGACGATTGCGGCTGGTCTTGCTTAAGGGAACTTCGTGGCGAAGCACACGATAACCCAGCACCATGGAATAGAAGTTACAGATCAGGGGCACCATCGTACAGCCAATGATGGCATTCCACAGGGCTTTCTTTGCCAGGGCTTGGGTGTCATAGCCGCTCTCTGTAATAATCTGGACTCGCGGCTTCTCCTGACTTTCCATCAGCAAAGAAGCTTCCATGTATTCATGTTCCGGGATTTCCAATGTGAGTTTACCCAACAACTGACCAAAATGCGGAGCCACACCACGGGTTTGTTCATCCCGCACGCGGGGATGGAAGCCTTGTGAAGTCAGGTAAGACTTCACCACCTGGGCTTCAGAAAAATCAGCACAATCCATCAGAAATACATAGTCGGAGTTTTGTTGGCTCATGCGGCTATTTTACGCCGCCGTCCCAGACCTGTACACAGGCATTTTTCGAAACTTTACGATCCGCGATCCAGGGAAAGACCTGCTTCATTCCAAAGAAGCTGTCCATACCCGAGGTGTAATGGAATTGCTTCAGTTGGGAGGTTCGCGCATTGAACTTTTTTGGAAACAGCACGGCCTCAGTGGCAATGCGAAGGGTGTTTTCCCAGATGTCCTGTTCTTCCTTGCTGGGCTTTGCCCCACTCCAGAACGGTTTGTTTTTGTCTGAAGGCGGGCACAGGGCGTGGGCCAGCGGGCCGTTTTTCTGTCCGTTGTGGGTCTTCATCCAAAGGTTGAACTGTGACGGGGTCGTGACCACTTTCGCCAGATCACTTTTTCCGCCGTGGTGAGAACCTTTGATAAATTCCTTGTGCCGGCTTTCCGTGTTGGCGCGATTCACGGCAATCTTAGCCACCGCCATCGGATAGTGCAGACCGTGCTTGTAACAGCGGGCCATCTCGGCATACATCGTGCGCGCCAGAGCATCGACGGTGATCAGGTCCTGTTGGGTCATCATTTTGCCGTCTTCACGGGTGACTTTGGGAACAGCCTGTTTTTTCAGATGAGGCAGAACATAGGAATCAAACGGATTTTCGCCCTTATAGGCCGCTGGCGGATTTTTCGGATTGATCACGCAAGCACCCACCGAGTCTTTTAATGCCTTGGCCGTTTCTTTGACACCTTTGTTGGCAATAGCGGACTGAATTCCGGAAAGGCTTTTTTGAACCTCTTTGGCACCGCCACCAGTTGTGGATTTTTGCATCGGGGGACAGTATTCGGATTTGTCGTCAGCAGCGCCATAGACGGCTTTGGTTTTACTGCGGCTGACATACGCGGCATCTACCCAGCCGGTGCCTTGCTGAGTGTAAGTGATCCCGTCCCGTTCCCGCACGTAAGAGTACTTGATTTGCACGTACTCTTCCATTTGCATGGTGCCGGTGTAGGGGTCTTCCACTTTCATTTTGCGGGGTTTGGAGATCACTTCCACGGACGCATCGCGATCTGGCCACCCCACCGGGCGACAACTGGGGTCGGCTGAACAGTTTTTCCAGTTCATTCCGGGTTTGTTAAATACGGAAAGAATCTGGTCTTCTTCCAGATCAAGATAGGCTTTGCCATCAGCCCAGGCATTCACCGATGTCGTCATTAAAAGCAAAAGGGCAATAAAACGCATAAATCTATATCGTTCTATCGCCCGTGATCTTTAGAAAAAAGCGCCTGCATTCTCAAATTAATACGGGCTGTAGGTCAGGAATATGACGGATATTAGCCTTTGATTTTTGTCGCCACTTCGATTGCGCAGTGATGAGCCGTCTCGAAGCAGGGATTCATCCAGTTGTCCTGATTGGCGAAGTGGATGATGCCGTTGATCGACTCAGATGCTTTTTGTGGCAAACCATCTTGAATCAGGCCTGCACGAGAAAGCGGCAAAGCGTGACCCCAGCGGGTCAAGCGGATGCCGTGCACGTCGTTCATGCCAAGATTCATGGTTTGCAGAATCGGTTCTACATCCTGCAGATATTTGGCTTTGTATTTGTCATGGGAAGCCGGGTTGAACAGGAACTGACGGGCCCCATCGTAAGGGATGCCGTGATAAAGCGTCAGGACGCTGTGATCGACTTTTTCTTCCTGTGCCCAGGTGCCAAAACAGATATCAGTGAAGCTGCGGTCCCCACGTTTCATCGGAGTCGGGGACGGCGGTACTTGGCCTTTCAGGCAGTAAAGTTCATAGCTGGGGCTTTGGAAGTTCTTTTTCGTCAGGATGTTACCTACCAAGTACGCGCGGTAAGGAAGCATGGTGATCGCGTCCGCCTGATCTTTCGGCATCTGCGGCAACAGGCGTTTTGCAACGAATTTCTGGCAGGCCATCACAACCTGTTTTGCGCGGATCTTTTTAAGTGCACCCATCGCGTCT
Coding sequences within it:
- a CDS encoding substrate-binding periplasmic protein yields the protein MRRWTAALTALCLIVLSSPQAHALVVVGQEYEPYYFNNGSAGIGGACYEIVQKLCSLEKSHCKFKFAPLRKFLTMLKEGQADIGCPLSRSGPRETAFYMHTLFRGRYSFFGLPEATQKVKSYADLKDMRIGVLAPSMTEISLQRIHEFADKNFKIEPEKTIFNSLLKAQKKNYALAYGNRDVAMRWIEKTRSPLREVPELGEPVAYSIAFSKKSFDPQRFEKIQRYLVELHKDGTLEQIARKYRLTLTQDFSAPRLPEP
- a CDS encoding PA0069 family radical SAM protein: MSREFRKDIKGRGASSNFSNRYDSLTYEATEEDFDNYQDEEKPLLRTEILKDSSRTIISQNKSPDIGFTYSINSYRGCEHGCSYCYARPSHEYLGHSPGLDFESKIYVKEEGPKLLREALMKPSWKGDVIMMSGITDCYQPLERKMQLTRGCLQVLAEFKNPASLITKNALITRDLDIFTEMAKYDGILIYISVTSLNADLAAKLEPRTSRPEARLKAIETLAAAGIPVGVNVAPCIPGLTDHEMPMILKRAKDAGAKFAGYTPLRLPSTVLPIFSEWLQVHEPLKKDKVLNAVKDIRGGRLNDPNFGSRMRGEGARADQLEQMFEIYCRKWGLNKEEFHLSSENFKRPTNQLSFDID